The genomic segment aggcagaggggacATTTGTAGCTCTGGTGGTGCAGGAGGGCTTTGTGCTGTGCCCGGAGAacacccagctctgtgctgaccCCCATCTCTCCCTGCGCCCCTCCCCAGAGCAAGCTGCACATGGAGGGATTCCGCAGCCTGAAGGAGGGCGAGGCTGTCGAGTTCACCTTCAAGAAATCATCCAAAGGCCTCGAGTCCATCCGGGTGACCGGGCCCGGGGGCGTCTTCTGCATCGGCAGCGAGAGGAGGCCCAAGGGGAAGAGCCTCCAGAAGCGCAGATCCAAAGGAGACCGgtgagggctggggcagggcccGCGGGCACCGGGAGCACCCCGGGATGGGCACGGGCACCGGGATGGGCACGGGGCTGAGGCACGGGCGGTGACCCcggggctgggacagcagcttcCTGCGGTGCCTAATGAGCGGCAGATGCAGCTCggtggggaaggggcaggggagcagcaggaggggcagaggtCAGGGACACCCcgggcagccctgctgggatgggcagtTTGTCCAGGAGCAGCCCTTCCTTGTGGGGAGGGAAGCACGGCGGGATGGGAGCCCCGGGCAAGTTTCTGGCCAGCCCTTCATCCCCCCCTCTcccatcctctccatcctggCTGCCTGGGGATGTCCCATCCCAGTTTTCTCAGTGGATGCTGTCCACCCCACTCAGCTGTTCCCATAAACAGGATTTTAAATTAATCAGAAAGGAActgtgaaggaaaaggaaagaggaaagagttGTGGCCGTCCTGCATGGATGCAGGATTTGAAATGGACACAGggcagctccctctgctccgGTGTGAGGGTGGCACccctggcactgtccccacACGATGACAGCTGGGGATGCCATCGTTCCTTGGCCTGTTCCTGGGGCAGTGTAACCCAGGAGTGGGGTTTGGAGACACAGGAGCCAGGACACTGATGGCCCCAGAGGGGTGGAACCCCCACATCCCCGTCTGTGTGTGGCTTCAGTGCAGCGGTTTGCTGCCATCTCCTGGGTACCAGCAGCACCACTGAGCCCAGCTGGCCGCgctggagctggggctctgcagggaccaACCCTGGGGCCACCACCCACGCCAAACACCGAGCCCAGCTCTGGCTTGTGAGCCAGCTGGGTGCCAGGCACTGTCACAGCATCCTCCCGCCTCACTCTGCTTCTGCCCTCGCCCAGGTGCTACAACTGCGGCGGGCTGGACCACCACGCCAAGGAGTGCAAGCTGCCCCCGCAGCCCAAGAAGTGCCACTTCTGCCAGAGCATCAGCCACATGGTGGCCAACTGCCCCGCCAAAGCACAGCAGTCGCCCAGCTCGCAGGGCAAGCCCGCCTACTTCCGAGAGGAGGAGGACATGCACAGCCCGGCGCTGCTCCCCGAGAGCCGCGAATGATgcggggggcacggggggcttCCACCGGGGGGACGAGGCTTTGGCAAGGCAAGGGGCACCGAGGGGACAGCGAGGGCAGCGCTGGCAGCGgggacctggtgtccctgcacacACCTTCCCCCCGCggccaggctgggaggaggcCTGTTAGCATCAGGATGGCGTGTTCCAGAACAGGGGAAGGCAGCACCCCACAGgctaaaacccccaaacatcCTTGGTTAATCTTTATTCCGTTCCTAAGTTAAGCCAggcagctgtgtcaggggaggaggagcagagggggaacaccccagggaggagctgatggCTCCTCGCTCTCCTGAGCTGCACAGAGGCTCTGCAGGCCCATGGTGAGCTGGGGGgaacctgctcctgctcctgcccaggggagGTGAGGGCAAGGCTGACCcgagcagcaccagggagatGCCCGTGGGCCGGTCCCGcggctccctctgctcctcggGGCTCTCACTTCCAGGGAGGTGTGAGGATTTGTGGTTCTTCCATGGCTGTTCCATTGCTGACAGAGCAGAGCCCGGATTTGGGCTCTGTCAGGGAGGGAATGGATCCTCTCTTGGGGCTGGATAACACCACCAGTCTGTGCGCTGCGAGCTGCAGCATGGGGGAGAGCAagccaaaggaaaaacatttcatttcctcTAATCCTCCTCAagtgccagcccagagagcacAAGGTGCTTTAAGCAGCCAGCTCTTCCCCTCTCAGGCTTCTCCCAGCCTCTGGATCGTGGAGCTGGGGacaccccagtgctggggacacccctgtgctcctcctgcccaccccACGCTGCAgaccctgctgcccctggggctgagcttccccagggacaggggacGGGGCTGTCCTGGGTTAgttctgtccctgtcccaggtcAGTGGCTGATCCCTGTCCCAGGTTAGTGGCTGTCCCTGGCCTGGGTCagtggctgtccctgtcctgggtTAGTGGCTGTCCTGGGTTAgtggctgctgtcctgctgtccccccatccccagggccCCCCCAAGCCTTGCCTGTATTTATTGGCCCCTGTGGACCCCCCCCTGTCCCAGGAGCCCCCCAAGGCCAAGTGAAAGCTGCACTAGGACGTGCGTGAATGACGTatctttgggtttgtttgtcgtctttgtttttgggtttgttggtcttttttttttttttaatataaatattctgggttttgtatttttgtatattttaatctttaagaaaagaaaaggaaaaaaaaggaaaaaaaaaaaaaaggagagaaaggacaTAATTCCTGCAATTTATTCTCAGGTATTCGAGCAATCTCAGGGATAAAAATGCCTCTGTAGCCCAGTGCTGGACAGAGAGGAGGGTTTTTTCTAACAGCACAAAGAAATGATGAAGTTTGTACTGGAAGTGTAGATCTACCTCACTGGATGTTTGCTAGGTGGGCTGACCTTTGTTGTCGAGTGTTGTCGAGCTTTTCAAATGTGTTTTTTGGtatgtttgggatttgttttctctttaacTGTATTGTAGTGGTGTCTTTCCCCTCCCCATGCACTGGTGGAGGTGTTTGGGTCTGTGGATTGTGTGTGGGGATGGAGGAGCCAGGCAGTGCCGCgggcagggaacagggaacGTGGGCATTGAgggggatggagagcagccccagctgctccctgccctgctccagtaGTTTAGGGTGAGGTGGTGGTCTCTTCTTGGGAGAGGGGGGaagggctttttatttttttgtctagCAACGGGATCTGTACAAAACTGCTTCAGGAAAACAGCTTTAGTCTGACGGGGTAAATGCAATAGAGCCTTGGAGGGGGGGGGCTCTGGGCCTCCCCCCGGCACCTcggctgtgccagggaaactgCTGCCCCCAATCCCTATTATCTACCCCCAATCCCTGTATCTGCCCCCTCAATCCCTGTACCTGCCCCCAATCCCTGTGTCTGCCCCCCTCGTCCCTGTATGTGCCCCCCTAATTCCTGTATCTGCCCCCAAATCCCTGTATGTGCCCCCAAATCCCCGTATGTGCCCCCCTAATTTCTGTATCTGTCCCCTCAATCCCTGTATCTTCCCCCAATTTCTTTCTCTGCCCCCCTCGTCCCTGTATCTGCCCCCTCATCCCCCTCTACCCTCAGGGATCCTGCAGGACCTTCCCCGCCTGCTCCCACATTAATGGTTTGGTGATTTCCCTGTCAGATGTCTCGTGTGTGTAAATGCCTCTGTAAACCTTTCTACTTTCTCTCAGTATTCTCCTTGGTTATTGTTTAcaaaaaaataagaggaaaaaaaaaaagagaaaaaaaggaaaaaaacaatagAAAATATCCAAAGCATGTACCAGGTTACGGAGCAGGGAGATGGATGTGCTctcccacccagagctgccaggtgGGAGCTCTGTaaccatccctgccctgggcaaaGCAAACAGGGAATCACTCAGCTTTCCCCCAGGGCGCTGGGATCTGAGAAAACAGGGATTTTTAACAGGGATTTTTATCTGTGCTGGGAAGCCACGCTGGAGGAGATGGGATTGATTCGCATCTCCTCGTGTTGGCCATTGTGGCTCTTCCCTTCTGCTGACAATAATTAACTGGATTGCTGCATCATGGCCCACCCTGCCCACGGGCACTATGCATGAGGGCACAGGGGAGCATGGGGCGCGCTCAGGGTCCTGCCGTGACACGGGAGTGTTTGAATGTAGAAAATGTGAGAAATAAATGTAGAGAAtgtgagaaataaaacaaagacGTCCCTCGCGGGGGGGTGTCTGCCCTGGGACGAAAGCCTTGAGTCCCAGAAATGTCCAGAGGAGACGGAAGAATGTAATCCATGTTGTTTACTGCTAGCAACCAAAGCGTTTGTGTCAAACCCGTGAAGTTTTacagggtgggagggaggggatgtggggtctgtgtgtgtgtgtgtgtggggctcAGGGTGACCCTGAGCAGTTACTCACACTTCCCAAAGACATTTCCTGCCGTGGTCCCTGCAGCGacatcctcagctcctgctgctgcaggtttcCCCCCCTTCTGctagttttatttttgtttttgtaccAACTATGtaaaatgtgggttttttttcttttctggaaaaaaaaaataataaagaccATGGGCAATGGCTGCTGGTGATGTTCTGTGTGTGGTCACTTGTGTTTTTTTGCGTGGGTTGAGGAGCTCAGGGAACCAGATCCCACCTCCCCAaaagtgccccagccctgccacggAAACGCAGAGCGGTTTGggtggaagggacattaaagcccACCCAATAATCCCACCCCTGATATGGCAGAGACATCTTCCCCATCCCAAGCTGCTCCAAGCCTccatgtccagcctggcctgggacatttccagggatccaggggcagttACAGCTGCTTTGAAAACCCCCACGCTCACAAAGGGACAATTTCCTGCCCATCcacgctgctctctgtccctctgtaGCCGTTCCCGCGTCCTGTCCCTCAccatctccccctcccctcacagctcccccacCGCCATCTTCCCCTCCCCTCACGGCTTCCCGCCCGCCCCTGCGCacgcgcggccccgcccccgccacGCCCCGTCCGGCGCGCGCCGCCATGTGACGTAAGCGGAAGGGCACGTCACCGTCCGGCGGAGGCGGAGGCTGAGGCGGCGCCGCCGGGGCAGGtaccgggaccgggaccgacCGGGAGGGACCGGGGAGAGCCGGGACTGACCCGGGGCATAACGGGGCTTACCGGGGCTGAGCGGGCACAGCGGGAGCGTGGCGGGCGGGCGGGCTGTGTCTCCTTCCGCCGTGCCTCTCCCGCCGGCGGCCGTGTCCCTCCCCTCACGGAGCCGGCCGAGGCCTGAGGGACGCCCCGTCCCCACCGTGCGCTTCCCGCCCGGGAGGGCCCGGGAGGATCCCGGGAGTGGAGGCACCCGCAGGGTCTGGCTGTGCTCTCCGCTCCCGGCCGGTTCCGCTCGCTGCTGGCGGCGGGACGGGGTCCCGGGGGCTCCCGGGGAGCGGGCACGGCCTCTCTGAAGGGCGGTGTGCGGGAGCCCTGGGTCGCACCGGCCGCCGTTAGGTGCCCGTCAGCAGCCGGCGGTGgtgctgggagagctctgcCCGAGCCCTGCGTCAGGAGCTGTAGGAGCAGCCCGAATTCAGCGGTTCCCTGCCCTGATGTTTGTGGCTGTGGGTAGGggtcccctcctgagggagcaGGCCGAGAAAGCCCACACGGAGAATAAACTCACGAGTGTAACTCgatctgctgctgcccctgcacgGTGGGATGAAGTCCAGGCCGTTGGGTCTGGGCTCTTGGGGCTGGTCTGGGTCTGTACGGACCAgtcctgcaggctgcagcactCAGGGATGGTTCTTGCACCAGCTGGTGCAGAATCCACTCAGATGACACAGCTGGAAAATTCCAGAGCCTGTTTCTGAGCTTCCCCACTGCCTGCTCATCCAAGGACTTGCACAGACAATGTAAAGGGCTCCAGAGCAGCAATCAGAGCTGATTTTTCCCAGTTGGTTTATTTGCTTTGGGCTCAAACAATCGCCTTTAACCCCTTTATTTTCATGTTCCCTTTGATAAAGGAGCTCTCAATTAAAAAATGTCGTGGATCAGAGAGGGCGAGCTGACCATCATAGAGAGGTTCTGTGCCAACATCATCAAGGTAAGGGATGGATTTGAGTGGATTTTGTGGTGAGGAGCTGGCAGGTTCTTCAGGGTGGAAATGactctgtggctgcagggctctggaaaGGGAGAGTTGCTGGCAAGGCTACGTTTAGCGCTGGCACTGGATGTGCATCCCTAAACTCCATCCCAGGCTGGGAGATTGCTTGGGCTTAGCCTTGCAAATGAGCAGGACTGCAGGCAGTGCTTGCCAATAAGGATCTGTGCCcttgctgaggaaggcagggcgtgggaaggagggagagaggagagatcCTCGTGCTCTCAGGGAGTTTAAGGAAGGAAACTGAGTATTGGAACAAAAACTCACCAGTTCCAGGCAAATTCTCTCCTTGCTCAGGCTTGAGACTGGTGGTGCTGCCCCAGTGAGGTCAGTGGGAAGGAACACTGCTCTTTGTGTGGGGAAGTCTTATGGCCTTTGCTTGTGTTCTGTGAAGGTAACTGTGTCTAAAAAGGCTCTTGAGTTCTGAAATAAGAATTGCAGCATAaacccctgtgtgcccctccCTGGGcgcagctgtggcagctcctgagcactgcagctctgtcctggggagtggggagggcagagctgccttccAGCTCAGGCCCTTGTCAGCACTGGGCTGTTCCTTTGGAGAGACCCCAGAGTGGGCTCggcagggagggaagcagcaccctgctccttgcagctgcaggggccaggctgggctctcagtggcacagccctgctgccctgctgtgcctctgctgtCTGCAGGCAGGCCCAATGCCCAAGCACGTCGCCTTCATCATGGACGGCAATCGCCGCTACGCCCAGAAGTGCCACgtggagaggcagcagggacactccCAAGGCTTTGACAAGCTGGCACAGGTGGGGaggatgttttctgtgtttgtgtggtGGGAGTTGGAGCTGGGGTTGCTGCTGGACTGGTGTCCTGTGTTCCTTCTCTCCATTCTTGCCATGCTTGGAGCTGCTGTTCGTCATCAGGATTCACAGCTTCAGCTCCTCCCTCTCTGTGGTATACTGCAGAGTCATTCtattcagctgcttttccttctgttttgcCCTCAATTAAAACATCTACCTTACAGATCCCAaggcttttatttctgtgaaacaGGTTGACTTTCTCTGAAACCATTATGAAAAGTGCACTGTGATATAATTTATGGTGCTTTTCCTGGCTGGATGAGTCCCCTGTGGTGGATTCTCAACCTCAGGTAGTGATATTTTCCTCCTGTTCTTTGACATGAATCTGAAATTCACATCTAAGGGTTCCATATTTTTGATAGTTGTTTATTTTGATCCAGCCCTGGCCTGGTGGGAGACCACAGGAGGGTTTCACATGGAGCAGTTGTGTCCTGCTGGCCTGATGGTTACATTTTGTCTCCTTGCAGACACTGAGGTGGTGCCTGAACCTGGGCATCCGGGAGGTGACAGTTTATGCCTTCAGCATTGAGAACTTCAAACGCTCCAAGGAGGAGGTGGATGGGCTCATGGACCTGGCCAGACAGAAGTTCAGCCGCCTCCTGGAGGAGCAGTAAGAGCGGAACTGGGGCAGGACACCATGAGTGGCAGGGATGTTCCATTTTGTGAGAATCCATTAATGAGGAGAGCCTTCCCCACCCGCAGTCAGGGACTGCCTGCCTGCGAGGGTgtacagctctgtgctgcccctgcacaTCACATTTGGGACAACTGTGCCACCCAAACcatggggacaaggacagcTTTCAGATAAACAGCACAATCAGAAACACAGAGTGACAGATGTTGTTTTCATGAAATGTCAGAGCTCTGTCTTAATTTCTGGTTAGTTAGAGGTGCCCAGAGCCTGTGGTTGTATTCTAAGCCTCCACAGGTAGGGGTGCCTGGTCTGTGGTCACGTCCAGTCCTTTGGTTATGTCTGTACCTCAGGAGGAGGTGCGGGGAATGGTCACTGTGCCTTTATGGAATGCTTTGGGATGATCAAATCTCAGCCAGCTTGGCACACCTGAAAAGCATGTGGTGGTTTTGCCTCTCTCCAGTTCCCAGCTTTGCTGAGGCTGTGGGTGGGTGTTGGCACTGTGCAACAGGGactgatgtgttttctgtgctctccACTGGTTGGGTGCAGGGAGAACCTGAAGAAGCACGGGGTGTGCATCCGTGTCCTGGGGgacctgcccctcctgcccgtGGATATCCAGGAGCTGattgcccaggctgtgctggcaacCAGGAACTACAACAAGTGAGTGACACCCAGTTCAAAGAGCTGACAGCTCACGTATTCCTCTTCTTCCTGAGGGCTGGGACTTGTCAGACAGGCTGCACCTCTTTTATTCTTGGTTCTACAAGCACACCTTGTACTGGGCATTCCCAGGATGGGCCTCTCACAGCTTTTCCTTGTGCAGGTGCTTTCTGAACGTCTGCTTTGCTTACACATCGAGACATGAGATCAGCAATGCTGTCAGGGAGATGGCCTGGGGCGTGGAGCAAGGCCTGCTGGAGCCCAGGTAACTCTTGGCTTTCTGTGTGAGGCTTTGGGTGAATCCTGCCTGCCTCACCACTCACACTGCAGGAGAAACCTCTCAGAGGCCAAGTGGCTTTTAAATAGATCTCATTAAACCAGCGGGACTGGAACAAATGATTTAAAGTTACTATGCAGTGTTTGgcttttattatttcagttaCCATGGTGATAGATACACAACCAAGGCAGAAGAGAAATTAGGTCTGTGTCTTAAGTTAGTTTAAATGTGAAGGCAGATTTTATGCCACAACAATTGGCTGCTTGGCTGACAGTCTTAGCTATGAGGTCAAACAACAGATGAATCATGAATGCTGCACTGTTCCTCCACCCTGAAGGAGAAGGAATAGTTactctctgctccctgctgcagatGGAAGCCCTCACAGTCTGCTTCCACCGCTGTGTTATGTTTCAAAGACTATGGagtgggatgctctgggggcTGAAGCAGCATTTGGAATAGCCTGTGGAGCAGACAGCAGTGTCTAAAAGAAGCAAGTGGATGGCTGACTGTGGTTTAGCTCTCCCACCCAGTTTTAATTTGCAGCCCTGAGTTTACAGAAAACCCCTTAGTTCTGGTTTGTGGCACATCCATCAGGCCAGGAGGGTGTGTGACAGGCTGTGTCTCTTTCAGTGACGTGTCTGAGTCGCTGCTGGATAAATGTCTGTACACCAACAACTCCCCCGACCCTGACCTGCTGATCAGGACCTCTGGGGAGGTTCGCCTCAGTGACTTCTTGCTCTGGCAGGTAAAGTCTCTGTTCTCTCCTTGGGATATTCCACCTTTGCCTCAGAGGGTGCTGCTGTTCCACTGACTCCAGGTGCAAGCAGATGTGAGGGCTCTGCATCTCCTTCTGCTGGGGTCAGGTAACTTCCAGGATGGGCTGAGTGCTGGGGCACCTCTGAGCAATCTGTGTCTGGCAGATCTGTGTTTGCCTAAAATCATGAATTCTCATCCCTTGGCTCCTCTCCTCACCTTTAGATAATTTCTTATTTGTAGAGAACGTTTGAGTGGAGTTGCTTCAGCTGAAGCTCACATGTTATTGTACATGTACAGTTTGGAGCCAAAACCAAATTGCCTTTAGGCAACCACATCAAATTATTCCCATTCCAAATGATTTAATTGGCAAGTTCTCAGAAGTTGTCTGGCCTGAGCTGTGCTTACCTACCAAGGcatcccctctcctccccctgctTTTGAGCACACCCATACCCTGGGTGGTGTTGATGCTATGAAATAACACTTGGCTTGCTCCTCTTGGTGGTACAGGAGTCGTGTTAAGTGTTGGATTGTTTTAGCAGTCATCATAGGAACACGTTTATCCCAAACTGTGAGGAACTTGGTGGCAAAAATAGGTTTTGATTTGAAATCTTTCATCTTCCAGCTCAAGGATATCTTCAGGATATCCCCACAACTCTTGGCTCCATGAAGCACTTTAAATGCCATGAGTGGGCAGTAAGGAATATCATGAGATGTCATTTGAAGAATGGCTTAAATGTCATGTCCTGATCCTCAGTTCAACCGTTATTCCCTCAGCCTTTGGTACTCCAGTGTTGctattttaggttttttataAGTCTGTGATGCTTAAGCTATTAAAAATACCTCTCTGAAGAGCAACACAGCAATAGAAAGAATTCTGCTGATGCCTTTGCAGGAGTGGATGACTGGTGTCCCAGCATTGAAAACGAATTAGAAGGACTCTACACTGTGCAATTTCAGACTCTCCTAGCTGCTTTTTACCTCACTTTAAGTAGAATCTGATAACAGGCTAGGTGAAACCTTTGTGGGGAAAGTGGCACAGTTTGCCCAACAGAGTTGCATCTTAATGACTTTTTCTCTTGCTCAGTGATTAAACTGTTGGTGATTTTGCTTTCTGCAGACATCCCATTCATGCCTGGTGTTTCAATCAGTCTTGTGGCCAGAATATTCCTTTTGGAACTTGTGTGAAGCCATCCTTCAGTTCCAGATGAACTACAGTGCTTTACAGGTAAGGAGCCTTGGGGAAGTGGGAAGCCCAGCCCCATGTGTtacctgcacagcagctgagctcaggtgagaggctgcagagggggagCAGTGGTTGTTAGCTACCATCTTGTTTTAGTAGCAGCTCATGTGTTGCTCCTCCTGTACCCCTGAGGTTTGTTACAAGGTCTTGGTGTGTGGCCAGGCTTCTCTGCTTTCAGCAACACCCAGGATCTCCAAAGTCAGCCCTGTCTCTGTCACTCGTTGCTCattgcagcagctggagcatctgtgccagggctcacaCACCCAGTGAGCACTGCTGGTGTGCCACAGGGTGAGACCTGCACTCACACTGCACCAAGCAGGGAGTACTCACATGCTCTTCCTCCAGCTCCACTGTTGTTTTTAGGGCTGTAACAAGGGGGTGTAGAGTTTCCTTTCGGGGAGCT from the Melospiza georgiana isolate bMelGeo1 chromosome 24, bMelGeo1.pri, whole genome shotgun sequence genome contains:
- the LIN28A gene encoding protein lin-28 homolog A, with amino-acid sequence MGSVSNQQFAGAKPGEEPAGDSPKAENESQPLHGSGICKWFNVRMGFGFLSMTAKGGATLDSPVDVFVHQSKLHMEGFRSLKEGEAVEFTFKKSSKGLESIRVTGPGGVFCIGSERRPKGKSLQKRRSKGDRCYNCGGLDHHAKECKLPPQPKKCHFCQSISHMVANCPAKAQQSPSSQGKPAYFREEEDMHSPALLPESRE
- the DHDDS gene encoding dehydrodolichyl diphosphate synthase complex subunit DHDDS — translated: MSWIREGELTIIERFCANIIKAGPMPKHVAFIMDGNRRYAQKCHVERQQGHSQGFDKLAQTLRWCLNLGIREVTVYAFSIENFKRSKEEVDGLMDLARQKFSRLLEEQENLKKHGVCIRVLGDLPLLPVDIQELIAQAVLATRNYNKCFLNVCFAYTSRHEISNAVREMAWGVEQGLLEPSDVSESLLDKCLYTNNSPDPDLLIRTSGEVRLSDFLLWQTSHSCLVFQSVLWPEYSFWNLCEAILQFQMNYSALQKARDSYLEERRRQQLERDQAYVSRKLQQEGCPSHGDSRRRRSLLQKCTALREERIQGFLQALEHKRADFLERLCPVSA